A stretch of the Acidobacteriota bacterium genome encodes the following:
- the lepB gene encoding signal peptidase I, whose product MRKEKWVGYSPDDDNDIRVIEDLSSLRGEDDDGSLWGELRSLFRDIVFAGLIAILIVVFVVQPVRVEGQSMMPKLHDQDRIFVNKFIYPLREWLGDKEPIKRGDIVVLLFPLDPSKSYIKRVVGLPGEKINIEDGKLYINNELIDEPYLDPEFLSNDSLTTPKQIPEHHYFVMGDNRRNSSDSRYWDFVPEKYIYGKAIFRYYPFTPYERLGKLE is encoded by the coding sequence ATGAGAAAAGAGAAATGGGTGGGTTATTCACCCGACGACGACAACGACATTCGAGTCATTGAAGATCTGTCATCGTTGCGAGGTGAAGATGACGACGGCAGTTTGTGGGGCGAGCTTCGGTCGCTGTTCCGCGATATCGTGTTTGCGGGACTGATTGCCATTCTGATCGTTGTTTTTGTCGTGCAGCCGGTGCGCGTCGAAGGCCAAAGCATGATGCCGAAGCTGCACGATCAAGATCGCATCTTCGTCAACAAATTCATTTATCCGTTGCGCGAATGGCTGGGCGACAAGGAGCCAATCAAACGCGGAGACATTGTGGTTTTGTTGTTTCCGCTGGATCCGTCGAAATCCTACATCAAACGAGTCGTCGGATTGCCTGGCGAAAAGATCAACATCGAAGACGGCAAGCTGTACATCAACAATGAACTGATTGATGAACCGTACCTCGATCCCGAATTTCTCTCCAACGATTCGTTGACCACTCCGAAACAGATTCCGGAGCATCATTACTTTGTGATGGGCGACAATCGCCGCAACAGCAGCGACAGCCGATACTGGGATTTCGTGCCGGAAAAATACATTTACGGCAAAGCGATCTTCCGGTATTACCCGTTTACGCCTTATGAGCGGTTAGGGAAGTTGGAATAG
- a CDS encoding oxidative damage protection protein, with protein MADVIKCERCGKKLPALEKPPFGSALGKKIHEQICQACWKAWVATQNQLINHYGLSTINPEHQQFLIQNMEAFLFGGGIQAQIDTSLEGTIQH; from the coding sequence ATGGCTGACGTTATTAAATGTGAGCGCTGCGGCAAGAAGCTGCCCGCTTTGGAAAAACCGCCTTTCGGCAGCGCGCTCGGCAAAAAGATTCATGAACAGATTTGTCAGGCTTGCTGGAAAGCCTGGGTGGCGACGCAGAACCAGCTTATTAACCATTACGGGCTGAGTACGATCAATCCCGAACACCAGCAGTTTCTGATTCAAAATATGGAAGCATTTCTGTTCGGCGGAGGCATTCAAGCGCAGATTGACACTTCGCTGGAAGGCACGATCCAACACTAA
- a CDS encoding tetratricopeptide repeat protein gives MLTNIRLLVSLLWSPFAAVRAIRERAPVGFAVAVALLMTWIYSVVAVAMANYAQAGGMVEGAGMLTQEGDSRAFWVAMLAGNSMRAFKSAVMIVLFVAVIYTPLLILIANLFERRASFSLVIREEYAAMVSCALMALALAFLVTVGPAVVIGWQSSRQTVPLGFFVLVAVIPLPVFAWFISIATGSIFHIGWAACSLAVLISFVSVLILPLFIDATSFVCGSPFLLLLLFFLLRDRFDDFMRSHQSRQSFRQNLQAATLNPSDASAHYNLGLLYQQRGELDAAIGSFRRAIEIDPNETDAHYQLGRIARWQNRFDDAVQHFEQVVRQDSAHSQHEIWREIALVYYSAKQHTDALEMFDKFLEKRPSDAQGRYWRGMTLYSLGRTGEATEEMQNCIESVKSAPAYKYRTERQWLHLAQNFLRERSS, from the coding sequence ATGCTCACCAACATCCGATTACTGGTTTCCTTGCTGTGGAGTCCATTCGCCGCGGTTCGCGCCATACGGGAGCGCGCGCCCGTCGGGTTTGCGGTTGCTGTGGCACTGCTGATGACCTGGATTTATTCGGTTGTTGCCGTGGCAATGGCAAATTACGCTCAGGCAGGCGGGATGGTCGAAGGGGCAGGGATGTTGACGCAGGAAGGGGACAGCCGGGCTTTTTGGGTGGCGATGCTGGCTGGCAACTCGATGCGCGCGTTCAAATCGGCGGTGATGATCGTTTTGTTTGTCGCCGTGATCTATACGCCGTTACTGATTTTGATCGCCAACCTGTTTGAACGCCGCGCCAGTTTTTCGCTGGTTATACGTGAAGAGTATGCGGCGATGGTTTCCTGCGCGTTGATGGCGCTGGCGCTTGCGTTTCTGGTGACAGTGGGGCCGGCGGTGGTGATTGGCTGGCAAAGCTCCAGACAGACGGTGCCGTTGGGCTTTTTCGTCCTGGTTGCCGTAATTCCTCTACCGGTATTTGCCTGGTTTATTTCGATTGCCACAGGTTCGATTTTTCATATCGGATGGGCGGCATGTTCTTTGGCAGTGCTGATTTCCTTTGTTTCGGTACTGATCTTACCGCTGTTCATTGATGCGACTTCATTTGTTTGCGGCTCGCCGTTTCTATTGTTACTACTATTCTTTTTGCTGCGAGATCGGTTTGATGATTTTATGCGGTCGCACCAATCGCGCCAGTCGTTCCGGCAAAATTTGCAGGCAGCGACCCTGAATCCGTCGGATGCTTCGGCGCATTACAATCTGGGATTGTTGTACCAGCAGCGCGGAGAATTGGACGCCGCCATCGGTTCTTTCCGCCGAGCCATCGAAATTGATCCGAATGAAACGGATGCGCATTATCAGCTTGGCCGAATCGCTCGCTGGCAAAATCGGTTCGATGACGCGGTGCAGCATTTTGAACAGGTTGTGCGACAGGATTCGGCGCATAGCCAGCACGAGATCTGGCGGGAAATTGCGTTGGTTTATTATTCCGCGAAACAACACACAGACGCGCTGGAGATGTTCGACAAGTTTTTGGAAAAACGACCTTCAGATGCGCAAGGGCGATACTGGCGCGGAATGACATTGTATAGTTTGGGGCGAACTGGCGAAGCGACGGAAGAAATGCAAAACTGCATTGAGTCGGTCAAAAGCGCTCCGGCATACAAGTATCGAACCGAACGACAGTGGTTGCATCTGGCGCAGAATTTTTTGCGCGAGCGAAGCTCTTAA
- the typA gene encoding translational GTPase TypA — translation MNASTISPTNIRNIAIIAHVDHGKTTLVDAMLKQSGLFRANEKIVERVMDSMDLERERGITIMAKNTAVQYGQTKINILDTPGHSDFGGEVERVLKLADGVALLVDASEGPLPQTRYVLSKALEQKLPVIVVINKIDRQDARPQEVVNEVYDLFIDLDAADEQIDFPILYAISRDGIAKHELDHESDSLQPLFEQILKTVPPPTGSDDAPLQMLVANLDYSEYVGRLAIGRIFNGTVSVGDMVSVCKIDGKLEKTKITQLYTFEGLKQIPVERAAVGDIVALAGIEGINIGDTVTSATDPRPLPRIVVDEPTISMIFGVNTSPFAGKEGQHVTSRKIRERLDRELLGNVAIRVEDTDSPDQFRVSGRGELQLAILIEQMRRESFELNVARPQVVTQKIDGELSEPIELAVIDVPEQFIGVITEAMGRRKGTMTKMVNHGHGRVRMEFEIPSRGLIGFRNEFLTETKGTGLLNTLFLRWGKWQGELAGRGTGSLIADRLGTATGYAIFNLQERGELFVKPQTEVYEGMIVGENSRDVDLDVNIIREKKLTNMRASTADEALRLVPVRDLTLEQAIEYIADDELVEVTPKSIRMRKKVLAANQRPKSKKTAEA, via the coding sequence ATGAACGCATCAACCATTTCTCCAACAAACATTCGCAATATCGCTATCATCGCGCACGTAGACCACGGCAAAACCACGCTGGTGGACGCCATGCTCAAACAATCCGGACTGTTTCGCGCCAACGAAAAAATTGTCGAGCGCGTGATGGATTCGATGGATTTGGAGCGCGAACGCGGCATCACCATCATGGCCAAAAACACCGCCGTGCAATATGGCCAAACCAAAATCAACATTCTGGACACGCCGGGCCACTCCGATTTCGGCGGCGAAGTTGAGCGCGTGCTGAAACTCGCCGACGGCGTCGCCCTGCTGGTGGACGCTTCCGAAGGTCCGCTGCCCCAGACCCGCTACGTGCTGTCAAAGGCGCTAGAGCAAAAATTGCCCGTCATCGTCGTCATCAACAAAATTGACCGCCAGGATGCCCGCCCGCAGGAAGTCGTCAACGAAGTTTACGACTTGTTCATTGATCTGGACGCGGCGGACGAACAAATTGACTTCCCGATTCTGTACGCCATTTCGCGCGATGGCATCGCCAAACACGAACTCGATCACGAAAGCGACAGCCTGCAACCGTTGTTCGAGCAAATTCTGAAAACCGTTCCACCACCAACCGGCAGCGACGACGCACCGCTGCAAATGCTGGTCGCCAATCTGGATTACAGCGAATACGTAGGCCGTTTGGCCATTGGTCGCATCTTCAACGGAACCGTTTCGGTTGGTGATATGGTTTCTGTCTGCAAAATTGACGGCAAACTGGAAAAAACCAAAATCACGCAGCTTTACACCTTTGAGGGGCTGAAACAGATTCCGGTCGAACGCGCCGCGGTTGGAGACATTGTCGCGCTGGCCGGAATTGAAGGCATCAATATCGGCGACACGGTCACGTCGGCCACCGATCCGCGTCCGCTGCCGCGCATTGTGGTGGATGAACCGACGATTTCGATGATTTTCGGCGTCAATACTTCTCCCTTCGCAGGCAAAGAAGGCCAGCACGTGACTTCACGCAAAATTCGTGAACGGCTGGATCGAGAGTTGCTTGGCAACGTGGCCATTCGCGTCGAAGACACCGATTCACCCGATCAATTTCGCGTTTCTGGTCGCGGCGAATTGCAACTCGCAATTTTGATCGAGCAGATGCGCCGCGAAAGTTTTGAGTTGAACGTTGCCCGTCCGCAAGTCGTCACCCAAAAGATTGATGGCGAATTGAGCGAACCGATTGAACTGGCGGTAATTGACGTTCCAGAACAGTTCATCGGCGTCATCACCGAAGCGATGGGACGCCGCAAAGGAACCATGACCAAAATGGTCAACCACGGCCACGGACGCGTCCGTATGGAATTCGAAATCCCTTCGCGCGGATTGATCGGATTCCGCAACGAATTCCTGACCGAAACCAAAGGCACCGGATTGTTGAACACGCTGTTTTTGCGCTGGGGTAAATGGCAGGGAGAACTTGCTGGCCGCGGAACGGGCAGTTTGATTGCCGACCGTTTAGGGACGGCGACAGGGTACGCAATCTTCAACTTGCAGGAACGCGGCGAACTGTTCGTCAAACCGCAAACCGAAGTCTACGAAGGCATGATCGTCGGCGAAAACTCCCGCGACGTAGACCTGGACGTCAACATCATCCGCGAAAAGAAACTGACCAACATGCGCGCTTCCACCGCAGACGAAGCTTTACGCCTGGTTCCCGTCCGCGATCTGACGCTGGAACAAGCCATCGAATACATCGCCGACGATGAACTGGTCGAAGTCACGCCCAAATCCATTCGGATGCGGAAGAAAGTTTTGGCGGCAAACCAACGACCGAAATCCAAAAAGACAGCCGAGGCTTGA
- a CDS encoding CHAT domain-containing protein, translated as MNWYSEEDNLLRRYLLDDVTAEERQVIEDKLLNGDTNAEPTSQEDLDFVDRLLLAEDELIDDYSCEALTLRERELFERNFLSTPERRNQLAITKELAGVAGSTLPAETQSTENAVIPMTDETPTTLEGFSPPQQVELRKKRDTEGYSFWQKLLNSGWKLALAGLLLLGFGIGSWWLITPRADMAVALKELNRAYRTDRPLESRISGLDYAKFSSQRGNDQPGKELTITDQMARDRAERLLLDAVAEHPDSATLHALGRVYLVKREFDKAIDLFSRALQQEPNNAVFQADLGAALLEKLKIEDTSSPKRDRPELENQALDHLNRAIVLDPQLPEALFNRALLYQTLNLYQQAREAWEQYLSKDSTSPWAEEARANLEELRKKAQRSTVTPENLYSEFWEAYRRNDGEAAWRAYSNCYIRQGNFITGKLVDDFLAQAADGKKDAAKETLGALGFLGQLSERKTEDHFNAALAAAYKGADARRRTLLAQGRELRQQAYQFSNKTQYDQAAEACQAALRLFAAAGVVEEELVTDYWLAETYLRRSEHWKSLAEFERVARGWQQHNCHWWYAMTLNRLANVHGDLEEFSAAVKYALEARQIFARVEDESGVLRTLITLSSLYRDTGKYRDSIALTRQSFLLADRLAVDDTWIVTSYNVAANSFRALDLPVAALEFQIAAVRLAEKVRHPQTIARYYVQLGLLYERLRDFDAAIKHIQTGLTAGDGLQQSATNQDIRSYGLLHLGRVLRCAGHNEEALHTLDEAEAFYRGKGWEALNYLITKERFLAQIAIGNVQSAQQELNRVLHQFEINRTKILRESLRNSFFDTQQEIYDAAIKFSYVRLGHPEEAFAYAETSRSRSLLDASSTARATTDDLEGPDVILPTSVPPLSLAEIQRSLPPQTQLVQFALLEDRLLIWLITESKIVDRQVVIPALELTYRVKAYLNQLAAPRSENESELRRKATELEALLIGPIEDLLDKNCLLGVVPDKILNFLPLGALVSNRTGNYLIEDYTLVYAPSATLFIRSSENAARKAGLTRESLLSVGNPAFDRARFPDLPSLPDAANEALEIASLYPSNWVLIGKDAHKKAITSRIEEADVVHLAAHYVADDRSPLLSRLILAPLDGQTDSGGCDLAMYEVYHLPLAKARLVVLSACRTKAEEYYKGEGAIGLSRPFEAAGVPLVISSLWPVDSDYTSKLMIRLHQLRRQQGATTASALRTAQREMLQSATPRYRHPYYWAGFIVTGGHSTF; from the coding sequence ATGAATTGGTATTCCGAAGAAGACAATCTACTCAGACGCTATCTGCTGGACGATGTGACGGCGGAGGAGCGACAAGTGATTGAAGATAAATTGCTGAACGGCGATACGAATGCTGAACCAACAAGCCAGGAAGATCTGGATTTTGTTGATCGGTTATTGCTGGCGGAAGATGAGCTTATTGATGATTATTCCTGCGAAGCGTTGACCCTGCGAGAACGAGAATTATTTGAAAGAAATTTCCTTTCAACACCTGAGCGGCGAAACCAACTGGCAATCACAAAAGAATTAGCGGGGGTTGCTGGCAGCACTTTACCAGCAGAAACACAAAGCACTGAAAACGCTGTTATCCCAATGACTGACGAGACGCCGACAACCCTAGAGGGATTTTCACCGCCTCAGCAGGTTGAGCTCAGAAAAAAACGTGATACCGAAGGTTATAGCTTTTGGCAGAAATTGTTGAATTCCGGTTGGAAGCTTGCTTTGGCTGGATTGCTGTTGCTTGGATTCGGCATTGGCTCCTGGTGGTTAATTACACCCCGCGCGGATATGGCAGTTGCTTTGAAGGAATTGAATCGTGCGTATCGCACAGATCGTCCCCTTGAATCGCGTATTTCCGGGCTCGATTACGCAAAGTTTTCCTCGCAACGTGGAAACGACCAGCCTGGCAAGGAGCTAACAATTACAGACCAAATGGCTCGCGATCGAGCAGAAAGGCTATTGCTTGACGCTGTTGCGGAGCATCCTGATTCGGCGACCCTCCATGCTCTGGGTCGAGTATATTTGGTCAAGCGCGAATTCGATAAGGCAATTGACTTATTTTCCAGGGCACTGCAGCAGGAGCCGAACAACGCAGTTTTCCAGGCAGATTTGGGTGCGGCGTTGCTGGAAAAACTGAAGATCGAGGACACCAGTTCGCCCAAACGCGACCGTCCGGAGTTAGAAAACCAAGCTCTGGATCACCTGAATCGCGCTATCGTACTAGACCCGCAATTGCCGGAGGCCCTGTTTAACAGGGCACTGCTATACCAAACACTAAATCTATACCAGCAGGCACGCGAAGCGTGGGAGCAGTATCTGAGTAAAGACAGCACCTCGCCCTGGGCGGAAGAAGCGCGTGCAAATCTGGAGGAGTTGCGCAAGAAAGCGCAGCGCAGCACCGTAACGCCAGAAAATTTGTACAGCGAATTTTGGGAAGCTTACAGGCGGAATGACGGGGAAGCTGCCTGGCGCGCCTACTCAAACTGTTACATCCGTCAGGGCAACTTCATCACGGGAAAGCTGGTGGATGATTTTCTTGCGCAGGCGGCCGATGGCAAGAAAGATGCCGCGAAGGAAACCCTGGGCGCACTCGGCTTTTTGGGGCAACTCAGTGAGCGCAAGACTGAAGACCATTTCAATGCTGCGCTCGCAGCCGCTTATAAAGGGGCTGACGCTCGACGCCGCACCTTATTGGCACAGGGACGGGAATTGCGGCAACAAGCCTACCAGTTCAGTAATAAGACCCAATACGATCAGGCAGCCGAGGCTTGTCAGGCGGCGTTGCGATTGTTCGCAGCCGCAGGTGTCGTAGAGGAAGAACTGGTAACTGATTATTGGTTGGCGGAAACCTATCTGCGCAGGTCTGAACATTGGAAAAGCCTGGCGGAGTTTGAACGTGTGGCGCGTGGGTGGCAACAGCACAACTGCCACTGGTGGTATGCGATGACCTTAAACCGGCTCGCGAATGTACATGGAGATTTGGAAGAATTTTCTGCTGCCGTAAAGTATGCACTTGAGGCCCGGCAAATCTTCGCCCGAGTTGAAGATGAAAGCGGCGTCTTACGGACACTTATTACACTATCAAGTCTCTATCGCGATACGGGCAAGTATCGCGATTCCATCGCTCTCACCCGCCAATCTTTTCTCCTGGCGGACCGTCTGGCGGTGGACGATACATGGATTGTTACGTCCTACAATGTTGCTGCCAATAGCTTCAGGGCGTTGGATTTGCCCGTCGCGGCTTTAGAGTTTCAAATCGCCGCCGTGCGGCTTGCTGAAAAAGTGCGCCATCCTCAGACAATTGCACGTTACTACGTGCAATTGGGGTTGTTATATGAACGGCTGCGGGATTTTGATGCGGCGATTAAGCACATCCAAACCGGGCTGACAGCAGGAGATGGGCTTCAACAATCTGCTACTAACCAGGACATACGGAGCTATGGGCTATTGCATCTGGGGCGAGTGTTGCGCTGTGCGGGACACAATGAAGAAGCACTGCATACCCTTGACGAAGCAGAGGCGTTCTATCGGGGAAAAGGGTGGGAAGCGCTCAATTATCTGATCACGAAAGAGCGGTTTCTGGCTCAGATAGCGATCGGCAATGTGCAATCTGCGCAGCAGGAACTAAATCGTGTGCTGCACCAGTTCGAGATAAACCGAACCAAGATATTGCGCGAAAGCCTGCGCAATAGTTTCTTCGACACGCAGCAAGAAATTTACGATGCGGCCATCAAATTTTCTTATGTGCGTTTGGGGCATCCTGAGGAGGCATTCGCGTATGCGGAGACCAGTCGTTCTCGTTCCTTGCTTGATGCCTCCAGCACAGCACGTGCGACCACAGACGATTTGGAAGGGCCAGATGTCATTTTGCCGACTTCGGTGCCTCCGTTGTCTCTCGCAGAAATTCAGCGCAGCCTGCCTCCACAAACACAGTTGGTGCAATTTGCGCTGTTGGAAGATCGCCTGCTCATCTGGCTGATTACTGAGTCCAAGATAGTGGATCGGCAAGTTGTGATACCCGCTTTGGAACTGACTTATCGAGTGAAAGCTTACCTTAACCAACTCGCTGCGCCCAGGAGTGAAAATGAGTCTGAATTGCGTCGTAAAGCAACCGAGTTGGAAGCGCTTTTAATCGGCCCGATTGAGGACTTGCTCGACAAAAACTGCTTGCTAGGCGTAGTGCCGGACAAAATTCTCAATTTTCTGCCGCTGGGAGCATTAGTCTCAAACCGCACCGGAAATTACTTAATAGAAGATTACACCTTGGTTTATGCACCGAGTGCGACGCTTTTTATCCGCAGCAGCGAAAACGCTGCCCGAAAAGCTGGCTTGACGCGTGAGAGCCTGCTCAGTGTTGGCAATCCTGCCTTTGATCGTGCCCGGTTTCCAGATCTTCCCAGTCTGCCTGATGCTGCCAACGAGGCGTTGGAAATTGCATCGCTTTATCCATCTAACTGGGTATTGATCGGAAAAGACGCGCACAAAAAAGCAATTACTTCGCGTATTGAGGAAGCCGATGTTGTGCATCTGGCGGCGCATTATGTCGCTGATGACCGGTCGCCGTTGTTATCTCGCCTGATTCTTGCTCCGCTCGATGGGCAGACCGATTCCGGAGGCTGCGATTTGGCAATGTATGAGGTTTACCACTTGCCATTGGCCAAAGCGAGATTGGTTGTTCTTTCAGCTTGCCGTACTAAAGCTGAGGAGTATTACAAAGGAGAAGGGGCGATCGGTTTATCACGCCCTTTTGAGGCAGCGGGCGTTCCACTGGTTATTTCCAGTCTCTGGCCTGTGGATTCTGACTACACCAGCAAATTGATGATCAGGCTTCACCAACTACGCAGGCAACAGGGCGCGACCACAGCCAGCGCCTTGCGGACTGCGCAGCGGGAAATGCTTCAGAGTGCCACCCCACGCTATCGCCACCCCTATTACTGGGCTGGCTTCATCGTCACTGGTGGACACAGCACATTTTAG
- the carA gene encoding glutamine-hydrolyzing carbamoyl-phosphate synthase small subunit, translating into MNKEAILALEDGRTFRGRAWGAEGERTGEIVFNTSMTGYQEILTDPSYAGQIVTMTYTEIGNYGVNPEDVESRRPFVEGFVVREFSEITSNWRASTSLDEYLKQHGIVGISEVDTRALVRHIREKGAMRACISSVDLDEASVVAKARTAPEMLGRNLVNEVSCGDAYRWSSVKDEQKSFDPMMGFKPASALKPGEEPFRVVAYDFGIKYYILRYLAAVGCDVTVVPADTSADDVLASAPDGIFLSNGPGDPAALPGIVGEVKKLLPAAPVFGICLGHQILGLAFGGKTFKLKFGHRGGNQPVKNHRSGKCEITSHNHGFAVDPDSLNQSEIELTHFNLNDGCLEGMRHRRLPVFSVQYHPEAGPGPHDATYLFDEFIANMRAHREQLKDLIQVNA; encoded by the coding sequence ATGAACAAGGAAGCAATTTTAGCCTTGGAAGACGGGCGAACATTTCGCGGACGCGCCTGGGGCGCGGAAGGCGAACGCACTGGAGAAATCGTGTTCAACACCTCGATGACCGGGTATCAGGAAATCCTGACTGATCCATCGTACGCCGGTCAGATCGTGACGATGACTTACACGGAAATCGGCAATTACGGCGTCAACCCGGAAGATGTGGAATCGCGCCGCCCCTTTGTCGAAGGATTCGTCGTTCGCGAATTTTCGGAAATCACATCGAATTGGCGCGCTTCGACGTCACTGGATGAATATCTGAAGCAGCACGGCATCGTAGGCATTTCCGAAGTGGATACGCGCGCCTTGGTTCGTCACATTCGCGAAAAAGGCGCCATGCGCGCCTGTATCTCTTCGGTTGATTTGGACGAAGCTAGTGTCGTTGCGAAAGCGCGAACAGCGCCCGAAATGTTGGGACGCAATTTGGTCAACGAAGTTTCCTGTGGCGACGCCTATCGCTGGTCGAGCGTGAAGGACGAGCAAAAAAGCTTCGATCCGATGATGGGATTCAAACCCGCCAGTGCGCTCAAACCGGGCGAAGAACCGTTCCGCGTGGTCGCTTATGATTTCGGCATCAAGTATTACATTTTGCGCTATCTGGCCGCCGTCGGTTGCGATGTGACAGTCGTGCCTGCGGACACTTCGGCGGACGATGTTTTGGCTTCGGCACCCGATGGAATCTTTCTTTCCAACGGCCCTGGCGACCCGGCGGCTTTGCCGGGAATCGTCGGCGAAGTCAAAAAGCTACTGCCCGCCGCGCCAGTGTTCGGCATTTGCCTGGGACATCAAATTCTGGGATTGGCGTTTGGAGGGAAAACCTTCAAGCTGAAATTCGGCCATCGCGGAGGAAATCAGCCGGTCAAAAATCACCGCAGCGGCAAATGCGAAATCACTTCGCACAATCACGGCTTTGCGGTTGATCCGGACAGTTTGAACCAGAGCGAAATCGAACTGACGCATTTCAATTTGAACGACGGCTGTTTGGAAGGAATGCGCCATCGCCGCTTGCCAGTGTTTTCGGTGCAATATCACCCGGAAGCCGGTCCCGGCCCGCACGATGCGACATACCTGTTCGATGAATTCATCGCCAATATGCGCGCCCACCGTGAGCAGTTGAAAGACTTGATTCAAGTGAATGCTTAA
- the icd gene encoding isocitrate dehydrogenase (NADP(+)), translating into MPTFNGIPTPEDGGRITVKNNKLVVPDNPTLPYIEGDGIGRDIWKASQRVFDAAVEKAYGGKRRVVWYEVFAGEKAFNKFNEWLPKGTLDAIQHFIVAIKGPLTTPVGGGIRSLNVTLRQVLDLYACVRPVRYFNGVGAPVKHPEKLDVVIFRENTEDVYSGIEFQEGSDRAAKLIEFLKDYGYQINPDSGIGIKPISITGTKNLVRRAIQYAIDHNRKIVTLVHKGNIMKYTEGAFRDWGYQLAKEEFRDKIVTEDELWKDHNGQMPEGKVLINDRIADAMFQQLLLRPDEYQVIATPNLNGDYLSDACAAQVGGLGLAPGANIGDAAAVFEATHGTAPKYADKDVINPGSVMLSGVMMFEHMGWQEVADMIINAIVKTIEQKKVTYDLERQMEGATKVKTSEFATAIIENM; encoded by the coding sequence ATGCCTACATTTAATGGAATCCCGACGCCCGAAGACGGCGGGCGCATTACCGTCAAAAACAACAAACTGGTCGTTCCGGACAATCCGACTCTCCCATACATTGAAGGCGACGGCATTGGCCGCGACATCTGGAAAGCTTCGCAGCGCGTGTTCGATGCCGCGGTTGAAAAGGCTTACGGCGGCAAACGTCGCGTCGTTTGGTACGAAGTTTTCGCCGGCGAAAAGGCCTTCAACAAATTCAACGAATGGTTGCCGAAAGGCACGCTGGACGCGATTCAGCATTTTATCGTTGCCATCAAAGGCCCGTTGACAACGCCGGTCGGCGGCGGCATTCGTTCGCTGAATGTGACACTGCGCCAGGTTCTGGATCTGTACGCGTGTGTTCGCCCTGTGCGGTATTTCAATGGAGTCGGCGCTCCGGTCAAACATCCGGAAAAGCTGGATGTGGTGATTTTCCGCGAAAACACCGAAGACGTGTATTCCGGCATTGAATTTCAGGAAGGTTCCGACCGTGCCGCCAAGCTGATTGAGTTCCTGAAAGATTATGGATACCAGATCAATCCGGATTCCGGCATTGGCATCAAACCGATTTCGATCACGGGAACCAAGAATCTCGTCCGCCGCGCCATTCAATACGCCATTGACCACAATCGCAAGATCGTCACGCTGGTTCACAAGGGCAACATCATGAAGTACACCGAAGGCGCGTTCCGCGATTGGGGCTATCAACTGGCGAAAGAAGAGTTTCGCGACAAGATCGTCACCGAAGACGAACTCTGGAAGGATCACAACGGCCAAATGCCCGAAGGCAAAGTCCTGATCAACGACCGCATCGCCGACGCCATGTTCCAACAATTGCTGCTGCGTCCGGACGAGTATCAAGTCATTGCCACGCCCAACCTGAACGGCGATTACCTGTCGGATGCCTGCGCGGCGCAAGTCGGAGGCTTGGGTCTGGCGCCGGGCGCGAACATCGGCGACGCAGCGGCTGTGTTTGAAGCCACGCACGGAACCGCGCCAAAATACGCGGACAAAGATGTGATCAATCCCGGATCGGTGATGCTGTCCGGCGTGATGATGTTCGAGCACATGGGTTGGCAGGAAGTCGCGGATATGATCATTAACGCCATCGTCAAAACCATCGAACAGAAAAAGGTCACCTACGACCTGGAGCGCCAGATGGAAGGCGCGACAAAGGTCAAGACGAGCGAATTCGCTACGGCAATTATTGAGAATATGTAG